Within the uncultured Draconibacterium sp. genome, the region TCGGGAGAAAGGAGGTGATGTGACAAAGATAATCAAATAACCCTTTTTTAGAAACTACGGTTTCTGTTCTGTGAAATGATAGACCAGGACAAAATCACATTTACATTTTATTGATATAAAAAATTTAGACAATGAAAAATAAATATTCAAAAATTGGTTTGATTGTATTTGGTTTAGGATTATTTACTATTAGTATGCTTATTCCTTCTCAAAAAGCGGAAGCTTATGTGAAGCCTCCTAGCGAATGCACTTGGCAGGAATATTCAGGAAATAATTATGGTTATTTCTGTGGATACGAAGCAAACCTCCTAGACTGTACTTGTGGAGATTTTTGTTAAAAATTTGAGAAAGGATGGATTTTACCCATCCTTTCTTCTTAAAAAATTAATATACATGTTTATAAATTTTACCATTCTAAACTCCATATCAAAAATGATTAAAAGCCAATATAAATATATATTTGTTTTATTCTCGTTTTTGGGAGGATGTTCAAACGACCCTTCCCCCCAGATTTTAAGCAACATAACAAATATTAAAATTCCTGTTAATAAACTTCAGACGATTAAACTTTCCGATGTAATATCAGAATATAAAGCAATAAAACTGGAATTTACAGAGAAGAGCATGATACAAAGTGTACGAAAAGTTTTATGTTATAAAAACCAGATTTATGTTTTAGATACCTTTGGATCTAAAGCTGTACTTGTGTTCAATATGGATGGAAGTTTTGTCAGGCGAATAGGAGAATCAGGGAGAGGACCAGGTCAATATATACTTCCTCAAGACTTTGAAATAGATAGCGATAATGATATTATAGAAATAATCGGTAATAGACAAGTTATAAAATATTCATTAACAGGAAAGTATTTAAACCATTTCACAATAAATTTTACTGGAATCAAGTTTGTTAAGAAAGATGGAAATTATTATTTTGCCGTATCTGGTAAAGAAGATTTCAAAGTAATATGCACGGATTTGCAAGGAAGAATACAAGATTCCTATGTACCTACATATGGAAATTACGAAATGGGGGTTGCATTTTCCTGTTTTATTCCTCAAGCTTCAGATAAAATTTTGTATAGACCTTTACGTAGAGATACTATTTATTCTATCAAAAATAAATCTATCACACCATACAGAATAATAGATTTTGGTGATTATAAATTTGACATAGAGGCCTATAATTCATTGCCAAGATTAGAGCAAATGAAGTTTATAAAAAATAAGAAAAATATTAATCAGTGTATCATTGAAAATTACTTTGAGAACTCTCAATATGTGCACATAGTTTATGATAAAAGTGGGAAACTGTACGAATATATTTTGAATAAAACCACAGGCAACTATTGTCACTTTGGCAATGAAACATTAAATGATGATATCTTTTGGCAAGCAGAGGCCAAATGGATGACAGGTGGCAATGAAGAGTATATATATTACAACATCGAACCATACAAATTTGAATCCTCCAACAAACTCAAAAAATTTCTTCATGGCTTTACTCAGGACGAATTTTCAATACAAGCGATGCTTGAAGAAACATCCAATCCAATTTTATTATTTGCAAAATATAGGATTTAAATGAAAAAAAAGAAAAATTTTAATTTTTTACTATTGCTATTCATTTTGATGATAGCGGCAAATGGTAAGTTACTTTATAACATTGCAAAGCAAAACGAAACTCTTAATTCACTCTCAACCGAACTGAAAAGGACTAAACAAAATATTGATAAGTCAAAGGAATACTTTTTAAAAAGGGATTTTAGATGTAATTCATCGGCGGGGCTCTATATCTCCGATACAATAAAAGTTAAAGGGCACAAAAATAATTATTACTATTTAAAAGATTTGGTTGAAGATCCATTTTGTTTAGTGTTTTATATTGATAAATCCCACTGCACGACTTGTGTTGAAGAAGAAGTTAAAAGGTTAAAGGGATATTTTGAAGAACTTCATTCATCAAAAATATTACTCCTCTTTTCAAATATACAAGACAGGGATATAGAATACTTCAAATTATCAAATCAAATAAATTTCAAAACATTTCAAATTGCACCTAATGCTCTAAACTTACCGATCATAGATTATGAAATACCTTTTTTATTTGCTCTCAATACAAATGGATTAGTATATTCTGTATTTATTCCTGACTTATATGAAAAAGATTTTTCAAATGCCTATTATTCGCATATCGAAGAGTTATTTTTTAATCAGTAACATGATAATTTTTGATAAGGGGAACACATAGATGAATTCCAGATAGAGTTATGGTTGTAGATTATATATATTTAGATTGTCTATATTTACAGGGGTAAGAAAGTATTATACTCGATGTATGTTTTTACAAAAAATGTAGTCTTTAAAATCCCTAGAGAGAATAAGCCTACGCCAATTATAAATATCGAGAGGTTGCAAAATATTACCTCTTGATAATTTTTATATGAGATTGATTATATCTAGTATTTAAACTCTTCTAAAGGTACATTTTTTGTTAAATTGCAACAAGCAAAATCAAACACGTGCAACAGACTATACCGAAACAAAAAGCCTTTTCATCTTTTTCCATTATAGTGGTGTTTCTTGCATTTATCATTATTGGTATGGCTTTTATCCCGCAGCTCGATATCCGGTTTAAACCCAGCCGTAGTTTGCCGCAGTTAAAAATTAGTTTTTACTACCCGATGCATCGCCAAAAGTTATTGAGCAGGAAATATCAAAAATTGAAGGCGTATTGGGAAAAGTCATTAAGACTAAATTTACCTCCTCTGGCGGTTCATCTGGTGTAGTAATTGAGTTCGAGATAATTAGCCAAAGAAATGTAAATGCTAAATTCATACTCTTGTCGTATTTGGGGGTTATTCTGAGAAATAATCTAATGAATTAGAAACAATCTATGCAAAACGATTACCAATCGAAATAAAGAACAACAAATATTTTTTATATCATAATATAAAATACTAAATTGGTGGCAGATATTATTGATAAAAACCCGGAATTTAATACAAACCAAAATTCAAGAATAGATAGTAAATAACCACAGGAATAATAAACATCTTTTGGCTGTAAAATATAATTGGTGTGTGCTGAAAAAGACTATACCGGGATAAATATATTGTATAAACACGGTACAAAAAAGGGCGGCAAACTTTTACCCGCTAAAGTAATTTCAGTTTGCTGCCCGCTGTACCACCAATCCCGAATATTCGGGAGAAAGGAGGTGATGTGACAAAGATAATCAAATAACCCTTTTTAGAAACTACGGTTTCTGTTTCTGAGATGATAAATCAGAGATTTTATTGAGTTATAAATTTTAATATTTGAAATCATGAAAAAAAGAACTTTTGCATTATTAATAGTTTCATTATTAATCTATGGCATTGGTTTTATAAATCATTCAAAACAACTAAAGGCAAATCCCGCAAAGGGTATTTGTGATTTTGATAAAGACCATGTTTGTTGTACTGGGGGAGGAAGTGAATGTGGATGTTCTGGTGGTTAACAAACCCCTGAAAGATATAACTTTTAGAGGCAAGTTGAAGTCTTGCCTCTCTCTTTTTAAATTACAACTATGAAAGATCGACCAATACCACAATGAAATATCTCGCATTAGTATTTATTACAATAATAATAGTATCGTGTAATCACACCTTATCCAATAAGGAAGAATTGGATAAGAAGAACGCACAACAACTATTCAGCTTAGTCCCTCAGGATAAACATCTCACATTTGAACTTAATAATAGGATCGTAAACAGGTCAGTATCCTTAATGCCTTATACAGATAAAGATTCAACTCGCTATTTGTATTATTTAAGTGATTACACAAATCTTATCTGTGTATTTAACATTGATGAGCAAAAGCTTGAAAAAATAATAAAACTCGAATACAATGGCCCGGATGGAGTGGGCAATGTGAATGGCATAGAAGTAATAAGTTCTGATAGTATTTATGTTACTTCTAATCTCAGTAAAAAATTATTTTTAGTTAATCATGAGGGGAAGCTCATTTCTTCCATTGATTATTCCAAATACAAGCAAGATTATTTAATAAGCGCGCCTACATCGCGTACCCTCGAAAACATGAGAATGTCTTTCAAAGATTCAGTTATTCTTTTACCCTTTTATCCTCCGGTTGGAAGTGGAAATTACAAAAATACAAATCCTGAAGACTTAAGGTTTATTGCTGTTATAGATACCGCAGATAAAAAAGCAGAAACACTTAATGTCGGATTTCCAGAAGACTACTGGGAGGATCAATACAAACCAGCCTGGTTTGGATTCATTAAGGCTGAAAACAGATTTTATATCAATTACACATACGATGACCGTATCCTTGAGTCGAAGAATGGCATAAACTGGATAGAGCACGTGGTTAAAAGTAAGTATGCCAATGTAAACGTTAAAAGAAAAAATGAGTTACGAGCTGCATACTCCCGGTTAATGTACGATCCTTTCAGACGAGTGTTTTATCGTTTTGTAGAACATACTCAGACAAACAATGGAGGAAGAACCAGAAAAGATATGGTTCGATTTCCTGCAAAATTTTCAGTTATCATTTTAGATTCAGAAATGAATAAAATAGGAGAAACAATCTTTCCCGAAGATACTTATGAATTGAATGGTTATTTTGTAACTCAAGAAGGTTTATATATGTCTTTAAGTAATCCTTTCAATCCTTGCTATGATGTTAACACTCTAAAGTTTGAACTACTTAAATTGAATAAGGATGAAAATTAAAATATCTGTTTTTTTTATTTTCCTGGTTAGTATTTCATGTATCACAAATAGGGATATTCCTGAATTTGAATTAATAAGGAAATTGATTTCTAATGTTGAAACCAAAGATAGCTGCATTGTTTTAATAATCCCTTTTGATGGATGCTCTTCATGTTTTGAGGAGGCGGTGGCCATAATTCCCGAGATTACGGATAAAGGAGGTGTTGTTATAATCTCAGAAAGGCAGGTAAAAAGAGTTAAGAGCTTTATTGAACGTTACGAATTCGATCCTCAGAGGATAGTAGTTGACTCAACACAATCAGTACTTATTAATGGTATAATAGAAACCAAACCTAAGATCTTCAAATTAGACAGGAAAAGAATACAGAAAAGTTTTATTGTTGAATATTCACAAATAAACGAGATTAACGAATACATTTTCAATTAAAAGAGATATTAGACATAACCTCTGGCTTTTGCAAAAAACATCGTACAAGTAATACGGCAAGAACCCAATTCATATCAGCCATTTTTTATATAGAAATAGCCGTAACTTATTAAATAATTAGTGTTTTGGTTTTTAGAACAGATATTGCATCCAATTTAGTTTTGATGTATTGGTTTATTAATTGGAAAATCAGGCACATTTTTTGTTAAATTGCAACGAACAAAATCAAACATGTGCAACAAACTACACCAAAACCAAAGGCCTTTTCATCCTTCTCCATAATCGTAGTGTTTCTTGCATTTATTATTATCGGCCTTGCCTTTATTCCACAGCTCGATATCCGGTTTAAACCCAGCCGTAGTCTGCCGCAGTTGAACATTAGCTTTTACTGGCCCAATGCATCGCCAAAAGTTATTGAGCAGGAAACATCGAAAATTGAAGGTGTATTGGGGAAAGTAAGCCGGATAAAGTCCATAGAATCTACTTCTTCGGTAGGTTTGGGCCACGTGGTTATTGAGTTTGACAAATCGGTTAATCTAAACCAAAAACGTTACGAGGTGTCAACGCTTATACGGCAATTGCGCAGTAATCTGCCTGCTGAAATGAGCTATCCGGAAATTACCACCAACGCAGCAGATGAAGACGACCAGGCTTCGTTTATGGTGTTAACACTCAACGCCAACTCGTCAACTTATTACATAAAAAACAAGGCCGAGCAGCTGGTGATTCCCGAGCTTCTTAAAATTAAAGGTATTGCCGATATTTCGCTTTACGGCGCGTCGCCTAACCAATGGGAAATTTGTTATAATCCGGAGTTACTAAAACTCTACGGAATAACACCTGCCGAAATCAGTACGGTTATCAACCGCCTTGGCGATCAAAACTTTTTAGGTAACCAAAATGATGGAACCAATGCATCGGTTCCGGTTTTGGCTTCCACCCAGTTTATCGAGCCTTCGCAATGGATAAGTTTGCCGGTAGCCAATAAAAACGGACGTATTATACGCCTCTCCGACATTGCCACCGTTAAATTGCAGGAAAAACCACCAACTTCCTATTACCGCATAAACGGCAAAAACACCATTAACCTGGTGGTTTATGCTGCCCAGGGAGAAAACCAGCTCAAACTGGCCGGCGAAATAAAAGACCAGCTTCTGCAAATACAAGAAAAACTCCCGATAGGTTATTCGGTAATGATCGCTTCCGACTCTACCGAATACATAAAAGAAGAACTGGAAAAAATCGGGTACCGCACCCTTTTTTCGCTGCTAATTCTTTTACTTTTTGTTTTAGTGGCCAGCCGGTCGTTTCGTGTTTTGGCGGTGTTGTCTATTTCGCTGGCAGCCAACCTGCTTATTGCTGCAGTTTTTTATTACCTTTTTAAAGTCGAGATTCATATTTATTCGCTGGCAGGAATCACCGTATCGTTTGGAATTATCATCGACAACAGCATTATTATGGTGAGTCATCTGCAGCGGCAAAAAGGGCTGCGTGTTTTTATTTCGTTGCTGGCTGCTACGCTCACTACGCTTGGAGCTTTGTCCGTGGTATTTTTTCTGAAAGAAAACCAGAAATTGATGCTCATTGATTTTACCTACGTAATGCTTATCAACCTGAGTGTTTCGCTGCTTATTGCCTTGTTTCTGGTTCCCGCACTAATGGAGCAACTTTATCATACAAAGCCCAAACCTATACCGGTAAAAACACTAAAAAAGATAAGCCGGTCAAATTGGTTCTATATCCGATTTATTCGTTTCGAAAAACGTTTCCGCTGGGCCTTTTTTATTCTGGCCATACTTGGATTTGGTATTCCGATAGGAAAATTGCCCGATGAAATAGACAGTACTGCAAAAACGGCTGAATTCTACAATAAAACATTGGGTGGCGACCTGTTTAAATCGGAAATAAAACCTATCCTCAGTAAAGTAATCGGCGGAAGTTTACGCTTGTTTACCGAGCACGTTTTTGAGGGAAGCTTTTATTCCGATCCGGGAAAAACAACGTTATACGTGAGAGGACAAATGCCGGAAGGTTGCACCATTCATCAGTTGAACGAGGCAGTCCGAAAAATGGAACAATACATTAGCCGGTTTGATGAAGTGGCGCAATTCGAAACACGAATAACGGGCTACAAAAACTCGTCGGTTACCATACAATTTACCGATGAAGCGGAAAAATCATCGTTCCCGTATATGCTTAAAAGTCAGATTGAATCGAAAGCTATTTCGCTAGGCGGCATGGATTGGAGTGTTTACGGTGTGGGAAAAGGTTTTTCCAATGCGCTGAACATGGATTACAAAAACAGTCATATTTTGTTTACCGGGTATAATTACGACCAGCTGTATAAATATGCCGACCAGCTGGAAGCGAAACTACTTGAAAATCCACGGGTGGAGAAAACGGAAATAACCAGCTCCGACAGCTGGGGATCGAATGCCCGTTACGAATACAAATTAAATGTGGATAAAGACTTGCTGGCTGCCTATAATTTGCGTTATTCTGATTATACGGGGTCATTGTTTACGCAACTCTACTCACGCAATCTTGATGCTTTTTACAACCAAACCGAATTGCAACCAGTGGTTTTGGTTTCATCGAAAAACAGCGAATACAATAACTGGGATTTCTATAATATTCCGGTTCAAACTAGTCGTGGACAGAAAAAACTGTCGCAAGCCGGAGATATTGAAAAACGTTTGAGCGGAAAGTCCATTTTCAAAAAGAACCAGGTTTACCAGATGTATTTGAACTATAATTTTATTGGACCCGGCCCGTTGGCTGAAATGGTTCAGGAACGCGAAATTGAAGCCATAAACCAAGTATTGCCACTGGGTTATAAAGCTCAAAAACCAGAGCGCAACTGGTGGAGCTGGGATAAAAATGATAAAAAGCAATACTGGTTATTATTGCTCATTATCCTGATCATTTACTTTGTAACTGCTATTTTATTCGAATCGTTATTAAAACCACTGGCAGTAATAAGTCTGATTCCCATTTCGTTTATCGGCGTTTTTCTCACTTTTTACCTGTTCGATTTTAATTTCGACCAGGGAGGATTTGCATCGTTTATTCTTTTAAGTGGGCTAGTGGTGAATGCCGCTATCTACATCATCAACGACTTTAATAACCTGGTTAAAAGAAAGAAGAAAGCATATAGCATTAACACTTACTTAAAAGCTTTTAACAACAAAATAGTCGCTATTGCCTTAACCATACTTTCTACGGTTTTGGGGCTGATTCCTTTTATATGGGGCGGCCAAAAAGAAGTATTCTGGTTTGCTTTTGCCGTTGGCGCTATGGGTGGTTTGTTATTTTCGCTGGTAGCAATATTGATTTATTTGCCGTTGCTTTTAAAAACTAAATAATCAATTATCGCTAATTAGTGCTTGCCAGAAAACTCAGCTATTTCTTTGTCTTTGATAAGAAAACGTCAAAGGCAAGGCTTTCGAAGGTTTGGAAATCAGGGAGTTTGCTTTCGTAATCGACCGTTTTCAAACCGAGAGTAACGTAGCATTTGACGTTTTCTTGCAAAGACTAATTAATATCGAAATGAGCCTTTAGTTTGCCAACACCTGAAGCCTCATTAAACAATCGTTCTCTTTAATTCCTCAATACAATCGGGGCACAGGCAGCCATCAAAACAAGCCATAATATAATCGCGAACTTTTTCGGGAATTTCCACTTGTGTACACCAGCAGTGATAGGTACCGGTACAGGTATGTAATTTTCCGCATCTGGCACAGGAGTGCGGTTCGTATTTTGGGTTGTGCTCCATTTATTTCGATTCGAGAATAATAAGCTCCTGGTCGTTTAAAACAGTTTGTTCTTCTTTTATTTTTATTTCACAAACGATGGCATTTTCAGAAGCCAGCACCTGGTTTTGCATT harbors:
- a CDS encoding 6-bladed beta-propeller, whose amino-acid sequence is MRKDGFYPSFLLKKLIYMFINFTILNSISKMIKSQYKYIFVLFSFLGGCSNDPSPQILSNITNIKIPVNKLQTIKLSDVISEYKAIKLEFTEKSMIQSVRKVLCYKNQIYVLDTFGSKAVLVFNMDGSFVRRIGESGRGPGQYILPQDFEIDSDNDIIEIIGNRQVIKYSLTGKYLNHFTINFTGIKFVKKDGNYYFAVSGKEDFKVICTDLQGRIQDSYVPTYGNYEMGVAFSCFIPQASDKILYRPLRRDTIYSIKNKSITPYRIIDFGDYKFDIEAYNSLPRLEQMKFIKNKKNINQCIIENYFENSQYVHIVYDKSGKLYEYILNKTTGNYCHFGNETLNDDIFWQAEAKWMTGGNEEYIYYNIEPYKFESSNKLKKFLHGFTQDEFSIQAMLEETSNPILLFAKYRI
- a CDS encoding DUF4221 family protein produces the protein MKYLALVFITIIIVSCNHTLSNKEELDKKNAQQLFSLVPQDKHLTFELNNRIVNRSVSLMPYTDKDSTRYLYYLSDYTNLICVFNIDEQKLEKIIKLEYNGPDGVGNVNGIEVISSDSIYVTSNLSKKLFLVNHEGKLISSIDYSKYKQDYLISAPTSRTLENMRMSFKDSVILLPFYPPVGSGNYKNTNPEDLRFIAVIDTADKKAETLNVGFPEDYWEDQYKPAWFGFIKAENRFYINYTYDDRILESKNGINWIEHVVKSKYANVNVKRKNELRAAYSRLMYDPFRRVFYRFVEHTQTNNGGRTRKDMVRFPAKFSVIILDSEMNKIGETIFPEDTYELNGYFVTQEGLYMSLSNPFNPCYDVNTLKFELLKLNKDEN
- a CDS encoding efflux RND transporter permease subunit; the encoded protein is MQQTTPKPKAFSSFSIIVVFLAFIIIGLAFIPQLDIRFKPSRSLPQLNISFYWPNASPKVIEQETSKIEGVLGKVSRIKSIESTSSVGLGHVVIEFDKSVNLNQKRYEVSTLIRQLRSNLPAEMSYPEITTNAADEDDQASFMVLTLNANSSTYYIKNKAEQLVIPELLKIKGIADISLYGASPNQWEICYNPELLKLYGITPAEISTVINRLGDQNFLGNQNDGTNASVPVLASTQFIEPSQWISLPVANKNGRIIRLSDIATVKLQEKPPTSYYRINGKNTINLVVYAAQGENQLKLAGEIKDQLLQIQEKLPIGYSVMIASDSTEYIKEELEKIGYRTLFSLLILLLFVLVASRSFRVLAVLSISLAANLLIAAVFYYLFKVEIHIYSLAGITVSFGIIIDNSIIMVSHLQRQKGLRVFISLLAATLTTLGALSVVFFLKENQKLMLIDFTYVMLINLSVSLLIALFLVPALMEQLYHTKPKPIPVKTLKKISRSNWFYIRFIRFEKRFRWAFFILAILGFGIPIGKLPDEIDSTAKTAEFYNKTLGGDLFKSEIKPILSKVIGGSLRLFTEHVFEGSFYSDPGKTTLYVRGQMPEGCTIHQLNEAVRKMEQYISRFDEVAQFETRITGYKNSSVTIQFTDEAEKSSFPYMLKSQIESKAISLGGMDWSVYGVGKGFSNALNMDYKNSHILFTGYNYDQLYKYADQLEAKLLENPRVEKTEITSSDSWGSNARYEYKLNVDKDLLAAYNLRYSDYTGSLFTQLYSRNLDAFYNQTELQPVVLVSSKNSEYNNWDFYNIPVQTSRGQKKLSQAGDIEKRLSGKSIFKKNQVYQMYLNYNFIGPGPLAEMVQEREIEAINQVLPLGYKAQKPERNWWSWDKNDKKQYWLLLLIILIIYFVTAILFESLLKPLAVISLIPISFIGVFLTFYLFDFNFDQGGFASFILLSGLVVNAAIYIINDFNNLVKRKKKAYSINTYLKAFNNKIVAIALTILSTVLGLIPFIWGGQKEVFWFAFAVGAMGGLLFSLVAILIYLPLLLKTK
- a CDS encoding cysteine-rich CWC family protein, translating into MEHNPKYEPHSCARCGKLHTCTGTYHCWCTQVEIPEKVRDYIMACFDGCLCPDCIEELKRTIV